The genomic window TGTTGGAGACGCTGGAGTTACGGATTTCCGAGGTCTTACCGCTGTTTCGCCATCGTTGACGGTTAAAGATGCGGGCGCTGCGACCAACGCTTCCATTAATTTGCGCGGCATCGGCACCTATGCGTTCTCAATCGGTGTAGAACCCAGTGTGTCGGTGATAGTGGATGATGTGCCCGTAGTGCAGCAGGCTCAGGCTTTCAACGGACTGTCTGACATCGAACGCATTGAGGTCCTCCGGGGGCCACAGGGCACCCTATTCGGCAAAAACTCTTCCGCGGGACTGGTTAACATCGTAACCAAAGGACCCTCTCAGGAATTTGAAGGGTACATTGAAGCTGCGGCTACCGACGATGATGAGCTGCGCATCAACGCCTCGTTGTCAGGTCCAATTGGTGACCGCGCTGGTTACCGCATCAATGCCTACACCCAACAACGTGATGGTTACATCAACAACTTTACATTGGGCGAACAATACAACGACGATGAGGGATTCGGGATTCGTGGAAAGTTGGTCATCGATCCGACGGACAATCTCTCGATCCAGTTTGTTGGCGATTACAGTGAGCGCAATATCAAAGGTGGCGTCAGCACCTATCGCGACATCCCCGAGGGATCGCTACTGTTCGGTGCCTTCCCAACGGACTTGTTTACAGAAGGCCTGGTCCCGGGCGAGGACAACTACAACACGCGCCTCGACTATGCACCGGTATCAGATAATGAGCAGCTGTCCGCGTCCATGAAAATCAGCTACGCACTTGGAGATTTCAATCTGGTCAGCGTCACCAGTTACCAGGATTGGAGCTACCTGTTTGAGCAGGATGTCGACGGCACGGAATTCGACATTGCCGGTGCGTTTACCGGTGGTGCACTCAGCGGAGGTATTTACCAGATTGCACCGTTCGAAGCGGATCAAATAACTCAAGAACTTCGACTCGAGTCCCCGCAAAGCGACAGCTTTGATTACATCGTTGGCCTCTGGTACTCAAGTGCTGACACGACCCGTGTGTTTGATCGACAGCCGCTGTTTGTGGCGGACTGGGACGCCGGCACCGGCAACACCAACATGGCTCTATTCGGCCAATTTAACTGGCACCTCAGTGAAAAGCTGGACCTTAGTCTCGGCGGCCGTGTTGGACGTGAAGAAATTGACGTGTTCTTTAACGACACTGCAGCAGGCACCAGCTACACAGGTGATGACTCGGAGACATTCACGGTCGGCAAGGCCGCAATACAATACTTTCTGAGGGACGACCTTTCTGCATTTGCCAGTGTTTCCACGGGTTACAAGGGACAGGGTTACGACGTCAGCTCAGGCTTTAATCAAGATCGCGCCGACAACCCCGTTGGCTCCGAGACTGCGACTTCCTACGAAGCCGGTTTGAAGGGAGCGGTGATTGACGGCCGCGCTCAATTCAGTCTTGTCGCCTTTATGACCGACTTCGAGGACTTTCAGGCTCAAAGCATCGAAGTGACTCAGGAAGACGGGATCGTGGTGGCCCTGAACAATGTTGGGGAATTGCGTACGCAAGGTATCGAAGCCGAATTTGCCATGCAGCTCAGCGCCAGCTGGCGCCTCGATGCCAGCGCAGCCTTCGTCGACGCCAACATCGAATCCTTCAGTGGCGCCAACTGCTATCCAGGCCAGACAGAAGCCCAGGGCTGCATCGGCGGTGTACAGGATCTGGGGGGCGAGGATCTGGCGAATTCTCCCGACTGGAAATACAACCTGAGCCTGACCTACGAGACCCCACTTGCGGGAATGCCATTTGGCTTATTTGCAAATGCCAACTATAGCTACCAGGACGATGTGAACTTCGACCTCTTTGCCAACCCCCGAACAGTGCAGGATGGCTATGGAATTGCCAATTTCACTTTCGGCATTGCGGAGAATGACGGCAAGTATCGAATTACCGCCTTCATCAACAATGCGTTTGATGAGCGCTACGCGAGTTTCATCAACGACAACTCGGGTTTCTACGGCGGCTCTCCGGTAATGACTCACATACTGCCGCGGAACTCCCAGCAGTATGCCGGGATTCGCGCTCGCTGGTCGTTCTGAGCTGTCCCGATCAAGACTTAAGCCCCCAATTGCCTAGAACGCAAATTCACTGGTAGGGACCGCAGGACGCGGTCCCTTTTTTTGCACTGATGAGGAAGCCCGGTGTATCGGCTGAACAAAGACAAGCTGCAACGATTGCCGCGCGCCCTGCAGCCCGAAACGTATGACAGAACTCCCAAACCCAAGGTGGTGCATCTAGGGGTAGGGGCTTTCCACCGAGCGCATCAAGCCTGGTATTTCGACAGGCTGAATCACCTGGAACCTGAGTACCCATGGCTTATTGAAGGCGCCTCCCTACGCAGTAAAAGCGCCGGCGAGCAACTCAACCCACAGGACGGACTATATGTACACGTTGCGCGATCAGCGGCTGGCAGTGATGTCACCGTGGTTCAGTCGCTAACGCAGGTGGTAAATGCCTTCGAGGAGCCCGAAGCATTGACCTCGGCAATCGCTCGGCCGGATACCCAGTTGGTAACCCTCACCATCACCGAGAAGGGCTACTGCCAAAACGGTGGCAACGACGATCTCGATCTCCACCGTGAAGACGTGAAGCGCGATCTGGTATCACTCGAGCATCCCTGCACCGCCATCGGCTCTCTTCTTGCCGGACTCCGGCGGAGATACCGGGAGAAAGGACAACCCCTTACCATATTGTCTTGCGACAATCTGTCCCACAATGGCGACGTCACTCGACGGGCGGTGTTAGCAATGGCTGAGCATCACGAAGCCGGATTGACTGAATGGATAGGGGACAATGTTAGCTTCCCTAATTCGATGGTCGACCGGATTGCTCCTGCGGTCACCGCGGCTGATCGAGATGAGACGCAAAAACTCACGGGCCTGGAAGACCACGGTCTGGCTATTACAGAGCAGTTCTCGCAGTGGGTTATAGAAAACAACTTCAAAGGGCAGCGACCCGCGCTCGAACGGGTCGGCGTGACCTGGGTAGACAACGTCGACGCCTGGGAGCTGCGTAAGCTGCGTTTGTTGAACGCCGCCCACACGGCGCTGGCATGTTTGGGTAGCTGGCTGGATATCCGTTTCGTCCATGAAGCCATTTCCGACCCCCGTCTGGAGTCGCTCGTTGATCAAATGTGGCGGGAGACAGCGACCACACTTCCGGACACAGAGGACTTCAACCTTACGACCTATTTGGCCTCCTTAAAGCTTCGATTCGGCAACCCTCATCTTCAACATGCGCTGGTCCAGATCGCCACCGACTCCAGCCAAAAACTACCGCAACGGATTCTGGCACCGCTGGCAGAAAGACTAGCGCAACGGGATTCCGTCACCGCGCTAACCACGGTGGTTGCAGCCTGGCTGTGCATTCAGACCGGCCAGTCCCAACGCGGCACCGACCTCGGGTTTTCTGATCCATTGTCTGAGACCTTAAGACGTGCCTTGAACGAAGCAGGCGATAGCTATCGCACCCAAGTGGACGCTGTCTTTGCCGTCTACCCTGCCCTGGGCGCGCTGGGCGAAGACGACAAGTGGCGTGAGCAGCTGATTGCTGCCTACGCTACCTGTAGATCCGAGAGTCATAGGTGAAATTCGAGCAAGCTCAGTAATTCTTGCCGTGTGCCCGTATCGAGGTTTTGGCAAGATCAACATCCACTAGAAGAAGCCCGACTCCGCGGAAAGCAACTCTGGTCTCCCTCGGACCAACTGCTCCTGGAAAGGTATCGGACGGAATTAGTAACCGCCCAGATAGACTGAGATCGCAAGTTGCAGACACGCTCTTCTGCCAACCTTGCTCGGCTTAGGTAGCGCCATTACTCGCAAAAACAACCGCGCTATAGCACTCCTCTGCCCTGCCCCGTAGAATCACGCCCGCGGAGCACATCACAGGTATCAAAGGGGGCGTTCGCTCTTGACCCAGCACGAGTACGTATTCGTCGCCATCTCGATCATTCTGGGACTGGCGATTACCCGACTCCTCGGTCACATGGGGGGGCTTATCCGAGCCCACAAACGCATCAAGTTTCACTGGGCCACCGCGCTCTGGGCCCTGAGCATCATGCTGTTTGCCTTGCAGATGTGGTGGGTGGGCTGGGCACTGCGCAATTTTGAGCAGTGGGCCATTGTCGATTTTTTGTTCCTGGTGGCCGGCACCATTTTTGTCTACGGCGCCGCGGAACTGGCACTGCCCGTGGAGGACTACGATCTGGAGAACGACCTTGAGCTCAACTTTCTGGATCATAGCCAATCCCTGGGCCGCGTATCGGCCGCCTTTATGGTCGCCTATTTTGCCGTGGGCCCCTACTACAACATCCGGCTTCTGGGTAACGCAGCAACACCATCCATCGTGCTTGCGGGCCTGGGAGCACTGCTGGCCCTGGGCATTGTTGTAAAACCCTCGTGGTTCACTCCTCTGACGGTAATCACCACGGTGTATGCCGTATCCGTTCTGATACTGACGGCATAGACTTTTTAAAAGCAGCTTTTGAGGTCGCGAGCTGATGCCGTGACCCGGAGCCCCGATTTAAACAATCCCAAAGACAGGCAAGGAAAGGAAACAACGAATGGCGTATGAACTCACGGGAAAGGTCAAACTGATCCAGGAACCCAAGACCTTTGAGAGCGGTTTTACGAAGCGGGAGATGGTGGTCACGGTAGAGGATGGTAAATATCCTCAGGAGATCAACCTGGAGTTTGTTCAGGATAAGGTCGCTTTGCTTGACGCTCTATCCGAGGGTATGGAAGTCACGGTCACCTTCGACATTCGCGGCCGGGAGTACAACGGCAGGTACTTCAATAATCTCCAGGGCTG from Congregibacter litoralis KT71 includes these protein-coding regions:
- a CDS encoding TonB-dependent receptor gives rise to the protein MTVKDAGAATNASINLRGIGTYAFSIGVEPSVSVIVDDVPVVQQAQAFNGLSDIERIEVLRGPQGTLFGKNSSAGLVNIVTKGPSQEFEGYIEAAATDDDELRINASLSGPIGDRAGYRINAYTQQRDGYINNFTLGEQYNDDEGFGIRGKLVIDPTDNLSIQFVGDYSERNIKGGVSTYRDIPEGSLLFGAFPTDLFTEGLVPGEDNYNTRLDYAPVSDNEQLSASMKISYALGDFNLVSVTSYQDWSYLFEQDVDGTEFDIAGAFTGGALSGGIYQIAPFEADQITQELRLESPQSDSFDYIVGLWYSSADTTRVFDRQPLFVADWDAGTGNTNMALFGQFNWHLSEKLDLSLGGRVGREEIDVFFNDTAAGTSYTGDDSETFTVGKAAIQYFLRDDLSAFASVSTGYKGQGYDVSSGFNQDRADNPVGSETATSYEAGLKGAVIDGRAQFSLVAFMTDFEDFQAQSIEVTQEDGIVVALNNVGELRTQGIEAEFAMQLSASWRLDASAAFVDANIESFSGANCYPGQTEAQGCIGGVQDLGGEDLANSPDWKYNLSLTYETPLAGMPFGLFANANYSYQDDVNFDLFANPRTVQDGYGIANFTFGIAENDGKYRITAFINNAFDERYASFINDNSGFYGGSPVMTHILPRNSQQYAGIRARWSF
- a CDS encoding mannitol dehydrogenase family protein encodes the protein MYRLNKDKLQRLPRALQPETYDRTPKPKVVHLGVGAFHRAHQAWYFDRLNHLEPEYPWLIEGASLRSKSAGEQLNPQDGLYVHVARSAAGSDVTVVQSLTQVVNAFEEPEALTSAIARPDTQLVTLTITEKGYCQNGGNDDLDLHREDVKRDLVSLEHPCTAIGSLLAGLRRRYREKGQPLTILSCDNLSHNGDVTRRAVLAMAEHHEAGLTEWIGDNVSFPNSMVDRIAPAVTAADRDETQKLTGLEDHGLAITEQFSQWVIENNFKGQRPALERVGVTWVDNVDAWELRKLRLLNAAHTALACLGSWLDIRFVHEAISDPRLESLVDQMWRETATTLPDTEDFNLTTYLASLKLRFGNPHLQHALVQIATDSSQKLPQRILAPLAERLAQRDSVTALTTVVAAWLCIQTGQSQRGTDLGFSDPLSETLRRALNEAGDSYRTQVDAVFAVYPALGALGEDDKWREQLIAAYATCRSESHR
- a CDS encoding DUF3127 domain-containing protein; protein product: MAYELTGKVKLIQEPKTFESGFTKREMVVTVEDGKYPQEINLEFVQDKVALLDALSEGMEVTVTFDIRGREYNGRYFNNLQGWKIVAQDSDSAGGNPAADEYFSTASAPGPGPGVGDDDIPF